A portion of the Sphingorhabdus pulchriflava genome contains these proteins:
- the pgmG gene encoding phosphoglucomutase/phosphomannomutase PgmG, translating to MPHNFHPTTLREYDIRGIIGETLGAEDAYAIGRSFATLLGRAGGKKVAVGYDGRTSSPMLEEALICGINESGLDAVSVGMGPTPMLYYAEAVLEDVDGGIQITGSHNPANYNGFKMVFQGRPFFGADIQTLGAMAAAGDWTEGAGSASSFDIMDQYVARIAEAAPDKPFRIAWDTGNGAAGPVVERLVKLLPGEHHTLFTEVDGNFPNHHPDPTEEKNLVDLKRLVAEKQLDFGLAFDGDGDRIGAIDGQGRVIWGDQLLQIFAEDVLADVPGATIIADVKASQALYDRIAALGGKPLMWKTGHSLIKSKMKEVGSPLAGEMSGHIFFKHDYYGFDDAIYAGLRLMRASARLGKSVTELRSAMPEMINTPEMRFQVDESRKFAVIDEVLARLSVEGADVNATDGARVNTADGWWLLRASNTQDVLVARAEASSEAGLERLMAQIDAQLAASGLERGESVGH from the coding sequence ATGCCGCACAATTTCCACCCCACGACCCTGCGCGAATATGACATTCGCGGGATCATCGGCGAAACCTTGGGGGCAGAGGATGCCTATGCCATAGGGCGCAGCTTTGCGACCTTGCTGGGTCGCGCAGGGGGGAAGAAGGTGGCTGTGGGCTATGATGGCCGCACCAGCTCGCCGATGCTCGAAGAAGCTCTGATCTGCGGCATCAATGAAAGCGGGCTCGACGCGGTATCTGTCGGTATGGGTCCGACGCCGATGCTATATTATGCGGAGGCCGTGCTGGAAGATGTCGATGGCGGCATCCAGATAACCGGCAGCCACAACCCCGCCAATTATAACGGCTTCAAGATGGTCTTCCAGGGACGACCCTTCTTTGGGGCGGACATCCAGACGCTCGGCGCGATGGCCGCGGCGGGCGATTGGACCGAGGGGGCGGGTAGCGCCTCCTCGTTTGACATCATGGACCAATATGTCGCGCGGATTGCTGAAGCTGCACCCGACAAACCGTTCCGCATCGCCTGGGATACCGGCAATGGTGCCGCCGGGCCGGTGGTCGAGCGACTGGTGAAGTTGCTTCCGGGCGAGCATCATACGCTGTTTACCGAAGTCGATGGCAATTTTCCAAATCATCATCCCGATCCTACCGAGGAGAAGAACCTCGTCGACCTGAAGCGGCTTGTCGCGGAGAAACAGCTCGATTTCGGACTGGCTTTTGACGGTGATGGGGACCGGATCGGCGCGATTGACGGGCAGGGCCGCGTGATCTGGGGCGATCAGCTCCTCCAGATTTTCGCCGAAGATGTGCTCGCCGATGTGCCGGGCGCGACGATTATCGCCGACGTCAAGGCGTCACAGGCGCTGTATGACCGGATCGCGGCCCTCGGCGGTAAGCCGCTGATGTGGAAGACCGGGCACAGCCTGATCAAATCCAAAATGAAGGAGGTTGGCTCTCCGCTGGCGGGTGAGATGAGCGGGCATATCTTCTTCAAGCATGATTATTACGGTTTTGACGACGCGATCTATGCCGGCCTCCGGCTGATGCGCGCGTCGGCGCGGCTCGGCAAGAGCGTCACCGAATTGCGTTCGGCGATGCCCGAAATGATCAACACCCCCGAAATGCGCTTTCAGGTCGACGAAAGCCGTAAGTTCGCCGTGATCGACGAAGTGCTGGCGCGGCTTTCGGTGGAAGGCGCAGACGTGAACGCCACAGATGGCGCGCGAGTGAACACGGCGGACGGCTGGTGGTTGCTGCGCGCCTCGAACACGCAGGATGTTTTGGTCGCTCGGGCGGAGGCTTCGAGCGAGGCTGGTCTGGAGCGGCTGATGGCGCAGATCGACGCTCAACTGGCGGCATCAGGGCTGGAGCGTGGGGAGAGTGTGGGGCATTGA